The Candidatus Delongbacteria bacterium genome has a window encoding:
- a CDS encoding SPOR domain-containing protein, whose amino-acid sequence MTRGALLLGALLAAAPAARGALTPELWATRDSLALARAAETEAERLLLATVRQRDPRQVAGVMRRLARLDVPRWQRREALVTLCEYFCVTGAADSLARRAGELRELTGEDWRCPLQAASAPVAAAAPGAWWVQVGAFSSESAAKAALKGLGSAAQRRVLRESALWKARLGPFASRGEAERAARDWQQAGRLKEFRLLEAAAK is encoded by the coding sequence GTGACACGCGGCGCGCTGCTCCTCGGGGCCCTGCTGGCCGCTGCGCCCGCGGCCCGGGGGGCGCTGACCCCGGAACTGTGGGCCACGCGGGATTCGCTGGCCCTGGCGCGCGCCGCGGAGACCGAGGCCGAGCGCCTGCTGCTGGCCACCGTGCGCCAGCGCGATCCCCGGCAGGTGGCGGGGGTCATGCGCCGGCTGGCCCGGCTGGACGTGCCGCGCTGGCAGCGCCGGGAGGCGCTGGTCACGCTCTGCGAGTACTTCTGTGTCACGGGCGCGGCGGACTCCCTGGCCCGGCGGGCGGGCGAGCTGCGCGAATTGACGGGCGAGGACTGGCGCTGTCCCCTGCAGGCGGCGAGCGCGCCGGTTGCGGCGGCCGCCCCGGGAGCGTGGTGGGTGCAGGTGGGGGCCTTCTCCAGCGAGTCGGCGGCCAAGGCGGCGCTCAAGGGGCTGGGTTCCGCGGCGCAGCGGCGCGTGCTGCGCGAGAGTGCGCTCTGGAAGGCCCGGCTGGGACCCTTCGCCAGCCGCGGGGAGGCCGAGCGCGCCGCCCGCGATTGGCAGCAGGCCGGCCGGTTGAAGGAGTTCCGCCTGCTGGAGGCCGCCGCGAAGTAG
- a CDS encoding tetratricopeptide repeat protein: protein MDILFLLAALLIGLLIAYRWVRRKESGEGGDPFVDGLEAMVRRDWREAGRCFKRAVEQDSENIRAYEQLGRVFRELGELPKAVKIHSDLTVREGLSGVDRSRIHLELAKDLRKMGRLREAQEAAAKAVEADRRNVAALVVQLELHEQERRWDDALSVLKRIESVSGREQNNRRSQILVEQGRQKMADGQGRPGRILVKEALKLNPKSAAGYILMGDSYLTESRIDEAIQYWEKLPFEVPERASLVFERLEAVYFDHGRFGEMEKFYTRVIQQRPDNPDAYLALAGFYERKGDFALAISILENGLAKIPGSLDLSRMLIRLLARSGQTQRLVTYTVELADRLLRKSRLYRCRSCGHESDEFHFRCPGCQGWETLERPKLN, encoded by the coding sequence ATGGACATCCTCTTTCTGCTGGCCGCCCTGCTCATCGGGCTGCTGATCGCCTACCGCTGGGTGCGCCGCAAGGAATCCGGCGAGGGCGGCGACCCCTTCGTGGACGGCCTGGAAGCCATGGTGCGGCGGGATTGGCGCGAGGCCGGGCGCTGCTTCAAGCGCGCCGTGGAGCAAGACAGCGAGAACATCCGCGCCTACGAGCAGCTGGGCCGCGTCTTCCGCGAGCTGGGCGAACTGCCCAAGGCCGTCAAGATCCACAGCGACCTCACGGTGCGCGAGGGCCTCTCCGGCGTGGACCGCTCGCGCATCCACCTGGAACTCGCCAAGGACCTGCGCAAGATGGGCCGGCTGCGCGAGGCGCAGGAGGCCGCCGCCAAGGCCGTGGAGGCCGACCGCCGCAACGTCGCGGCCCTGGTCGTGCAGCTGGAGTTGCACGAGCAGGAGCGGCGCTGGGACGACGCGCTCTCCGTGCTCAAGCGGATCGAATCGGTGAGCGGCCGCGAGCAGAACAACCGGCGCAGCCAGATCCTCGTCGAACAGGGCCGGCAGAAGATGGCCGACGGCCAGGGCCGGCCCGGGCGGATCCTGGTCAAGGAGGCGCTCAAGCTCAACCCCAAGTCGGCGGCGGGCTACATCCTGATGGGCGACAGCTACCTGACGGAGTCGCGGATCGACGAGGCCATCCAATACTGGGAGAAGCTGCCCTTCGAAGTGCCCGAGCGGGCCAGCCTGGTCTTCGAGCGGCTGGAGGCGGTCTACTTCGATCACGGCCGTTTCGGCGAGATGGAGAAGTTCTACACGCGCGTGATCCAGCAGCGTCCGGACAATCCGGACGCCTACCTGGCGCTGGCGGGCTTCTACGAGCGCAAGGGTGATTTCGCCCTGGCCATCAGCATCCTGGAGAACGGCCTGGCCAAGATCCCGGGCAGCCTGGATCTCTCGCGCATGCTGATCCGCCTGCTGGCGCGCTCCGGCCAGACCCAGCGGCTGGTGACCTACACCGTGGAGCTGGCGGACCGCCTGCTGCGCAAGTCGCGGCTCTACCGCTGCCGCAGCTGCGGGCACGAGTCGGACGAGTTCCACTTCCGCTGCCCCGGCTGCCAGGGCTGGGAAACCCTGGAACGGCCCAAACTCAATTGA
- a CDS encoding lipopolysaccharide assembly protein LapA domain-containing protein, giving the protein MWFIRWLFTLLLLIYAVIFAALNLDPITLRIPYLPLIDTQPMSKAVVVLLAVALGILIWAVVSFLGSMQFRLRIRQLERQNRDLRLELANLRNKSILEDHSLEGTDAPVTKSDDSGALDLDLPDEDGDDDVFGDVTHVRNSER; this is encoded by the coding sequence CTTCACCCTGCTGCTGCTGATCTATGCGGTGATCTTCGCCGCGCTGAACCTGGATCCCATCACCCTGCGCATTCCCTACCTGCCGCTCATCGACACCCAGCCCATGAGCAAGGCCGTGGTCGTGCTGCTGGCCGTGGCGCTGGGCATCTTGATCTGGGCCGTGGTGTCCTTCCTGGGCTCCATGCAGTTCCGGTTGCGCATCCGCCAGCTGGAGCGGCAGAACCGCGACCTGCGCCTGGAACTGGCCAACCTGCGCAACAAATCCATCCTGGAAGACCACAGCCTGGAGGGCACCGACGCGCCGGTGACGAAGAGCGACGATTCGGGCGCGCTCGATCTGGACCTGCCGGACGAAGACGGCGACGACGACGTGTTCGGTGACGTCACCCATGTGAGGAACTCCGAGCGATGA